A single window of uncultured Methanospirillum sp. DNA harbors:
- a CDS encoding DUF473 domain-containing protein: MECITLSGISPQVIEELRKGVPRTVELTSAHNVIALSSVAPGARVFMTSIDCEDIAIGDTGIIVEIISVSITMKHVVEVSQGYHVMERERMSARCKLKYISNTTIKATVNPCRLTEPRLVDVVRPVIFHAG; this comes from the coding sequence ATGGAATGTATCACATTATCAGGGATCTCGCCGCAGGTGATAGAGGAACTACGAAAGGGTGTCCCCCGGACTGTTGAACTCACGAGTGCACACAATGTCATCGCACTCTCATCAGTGGCACCGGGTGCACGGGTCTTCATGACCTCAATCGATTGTGAAGATATCGCAATCGGAGACACCGGCATCATCGTCGAGATCATCTCGGTATCCATCACCATGAAACACGTGGTTGAGGTCTCACAAGGATATCATGTTATGGAGCGTGAGAGGATGTCAGCACGCTGCAAGCTGAAGTATATCTCAAACACCACCATCAAGGCGACTGTTAATCCCTGCAGACTCACTGAACCACGACTGGTGGATGTGGTCAGACCTGTAATTTTTCACGCAGGATAA
- a CDS encoding proteasome assembly chaperone family protein — protein sequence MNSQVPDVIVQSPPPSGQGVTVFIGFPGSGLVGSIALSYIVEKLGFTQIGVITSKYFPPMAMMTEGIIAVPVRIYEKDATVAIFADIPIHPQICYEVANAILDWLKPVTVAEVVTIAGIITNEPEKRVFCVTTGKELLDKIGETALRLPIGSISGIASSILTECKVRGIPGIGLLGETINAPDPRAAAATIEVMNTIYQLQVDTSGLLEQADEIEAQMHRLSEEVQSAEEQPVKTDPLLPMYG from the coding sequence ATGAACAGTCAGGTGCCCGACGTCATCGTGCAGTCACCACCACCTTCAGGTCAGGGTGTCACCGTCTTTATCGGATTTCCCGGGAGCGGCCTTGTGGGGAGCATCGCACTCTCATACATCGTGGAGAAACTCGGGTTCACCCAGATCGGGGTGATCACCAGCAAGTACTTCCCGCCGATGGCAATGATGACCGAGGGAATCATTGCAGTTCCTGTCAGGATTTATGAGAAAGATGCAACAGTCGCTATATTTGCAGATATTCCAATTCATCCCCAGATCTGTTACGAGGTCGCCAATGCAATCCTTGACTGGCTCAAACCGGTGACGGTTGCCGAAGTGGTAACCATCGCAGGTATCATCACAAATGAACCGGAGAAACGGGTGTTCTGTGTCACCACAGGCAAAGAACTGCTTGACAAGATCGGTGAGACCGCACTCAGGCTTCCTATCGGAAGTATATCTGGCATTGCCAGCAGCATCCTCACCGAGTGCAAAGTCAGGGGGATTCCTGGTATCGGCCTTCTTGGTGAGACAATCAACGCTCCTGATCCCCGGGCTGCAGCAGCAACCATTGAGGTAATGAACACGATTTATCAGTTGCAGGTAGATACAAGCGGTCTCTTGGAACAGGCAGATGAGATCGAAGCACAGATGCATCGTCTATCTGAAGAGGTACAGTCGGCTGAGGAGCAGCCGGTGAAAACGGATCCATTGCTCCCCATGTACGGGTGA